From Novipirellula galeiformis, the proteins below share one genomic window:
- a CDS encoding ABC transporter permease has translation MTSKPAETPPKIAPNYWKVFLTFARNSLVRDMTFRMNFFLQCISSVGWTLMNVGFYMIIFQYTNTIGEGSGWDRDKFFVFLATTWFINSLVQAFFMPNAEEFSELIRTGGLDFALLKPIDTQFLISFRRIDWSALSNFAAGLVILVAALYSLATREVNPMVPTLLSAVLYVVFIGCGVAIMYSLMISLSATSIWLGRNQTLYNFWFYITNFSRYPMEIYNRGWGTPLYGFFTFVVPVLLVVNVPARLLAKPIQPRTDWEIMLVVWAVAATLMSVLLSRWVFKKALLSYRSASS, from the coding sequence ATGACATCGAAACCCGCGGAAACTCCCCCAAAAATTGCTCCCAACTACTGGAAAGTCTTTTTGACGTTTGCACGCAATTCGCTCGTGCGTGACATGACGTTTCGCATGAATTTTTTCCTGCAGTGCATCAGCAGCGTCGGTTGGACGTTGATGAACGTTGGCTTTTACATGATCATTTTCCAGTACACCAATACGATCGGGGAGGGATCGGGATGGGACCGCGACAAGTTCTTCGTTTTTCTCGCGACGACTTGGTTTATCAATAGTTTGGTGCAAGCGTTCTTCATGCCCAATGCGGAAGAGTTCAGTGAATTGATTCGCACCGGGGGCTTGGACTTCGCATTGCTTAAACCGATTGATACTCAATTTCTGATTTCGTTCCGACGCATCGATTGGAGCGCGCTATCGAATTTCGCAGCCGGATTGGTAATTTTGGTGGCCGCGCTCTACTCCTTGGCGACGCGTGAAGTGAATCCGATGGTTCCTACGTTATTATCGGCGGTGTTGTACGTCGTGTTTATCGGCTGTGGTGTGGCGATTATGTACAGCTTGATGATCTCGTTGAGCGCGACGAGCATTTGGTTGGGTCGCAACCAAACGCTGTACAATTTTTGGTTCTACATCACCAATTTCAGCCGCTACCCGATGGAAATTTACAATCGTGGTTGGGGCACCCCGCTCTACGGATTCTTTACCTTTGTGGTGCCAGTGCTATTGGTGGTCAACGTTCCCGCTCGGCTGTTAGCCAAGCCGATCCAGCCGCGCACCGATTGGGAGATCATGCTAGTCGTGTGGGCCGTGGCCGCCACGTTGATGAGCGTCCTGCTAAGCCGCTGGGTATTTAAGAAAGCCCTGTTGAGCTACCGCAGTGCCAGTTCGTAA
- a CDS encoding ABC transporter permease, giving the protein MSATAEEAWSPPHHHSGLRWRLSTWWVILRTALEERLVYRGDFALGTLMRFLPIITQVFLWYAVFESISPNKSGEEVTIGKFGFREIIAYYLLTMIARAFSSMPNLASGIAQQIREGEIKRYLVQPIDLIGFLLLTRIAHKLTYYIVAAAPFALVFFLCRGYFVDGWPPLPIIAAFVTSLIMGFLIGFFMEAAIGMIGFWFLEVSSLLFVFMLFSFFLSGHMFPLTLLPDSIEPFVQFLPFKYLAYFPAAIFLGKVDADELPMEMGIQFAWLIFFIVVCRFAYSRGMKRYSGYGG; this is encoded by the coding sequence ATGTCCGCCACCGCCGAAGAAGCATGGAGCCCGCCGCATCACCACAGCGGTTTGCGATGGCGATTGTCGACTTGGTGGGTGATCCTGCGAACCGCGCTCGAAGAACGACTGGTCTATCGAGGCGACTTTGCCCTCGGCACCCTGATGCGGTTCTTGCCGATCATCACGCAAGTGTTCCTGTGGTACGCCGTTTTCGAATCGATCTCGCCAAACAAGAGCGGTGAAGAGGTTACGATTGGCAAATTTGGCTTTCGGGAAATTATCGCGTATTACTTGCTGACCATGATCGCACGCGCCTTTTCCAGTATGCCAAACCTGGCCTCTGGGATCGCACAACAGATTCGCGAGGGAGAAATCAAACGCTATCTCGTGCAACCGATCGACTTGATTGGATTTCTGTTATTGACACGGATCGCGCACAAATTGACCTACTACATCGTTGCCGCGGCGCCGTTTGCGTTGGTGTTTTTTCTGTGCCGCGGCTATTTCGTCGACGGTTGGCCTCCCCTACCCATTATTGCCGCGTTCGTGACTTCCTTGATCATGGGTTTCTTGATCGGCTTCTTCATGGAAGCGGCGATCGGCATGATCGGTTTTTGGTTCCTGGAAGTTTCGTCGCTGTTGTTTGTGTTCATGCTATTCAGTTTCTTTTTGTCGGGGCACATGTTTCCGCTGACCCTGCTGCCCGACAGCATTGAACCGTTCGTCCAGTTTCTGCCTTTTAAGTATCTAGCGTATTTCCCTGCCGCCATTTTCTTGGGCAAGGTGGATGCGGACGAATTGCCGATGGAAATGGGAATTCAATTCGCGTGGTTGATCTTCTTCATCGTCGTATGCCGGTTCGCTTATTCGCGTGGCATGAAACGTTACAGCGGATACGGAGGTTAA
- a CDS encoding alpha/beta hydrolase: MTRPPLLQSLSFLVCLCLANSSVVFAEQPANTTEPLWPAGIPGVELTGDGDVPSLIITKAESDTPTAAVVILPGGGYGGHAMGHEGHEFAAWFHSMGMSSAICTYRLRGKGNDGKGYGHPAPMQDAQRAIQTLRARAKELNIDPNRIGVIGFSAGGHLCSTVSTHFAEANEASEDPVQRVSSRPDFSILCYAVLSLGKPHTHKGSQRNLLGVNPAPELLASLDTPTQVSAKTPPTFLFHTAQDTAVPVENSLLYYRACVEHKVPVEMHLFNDGSHGLGLAKKVDGANQWPALCQTWLTRLGMVKP; the protein is encoded by the coding sequence ATGACCCGACCGCCCCTGTTGCAATCCCTCTCGTTCTTAGTTTGCCTGTGCTTGGCAAATTCCTCGGTCGTATTCGCCGAACAGCCGGCGAATACGACCGAGCCGCTTTGGCCCGCTGGGATTCCTGGAGTCGAGTTGACCGGGGACGGCGATGTTCCAAGCTTGATCATCACCAAGGCCGAATCGGACACACCCACCGCGGCGGTTGTGATCTTGCCGGGCGGCGGATACGGAGGTCACGCGATGGGACACGAGGGGCATGAATTTGCCGCTTGGTTTCATTCGATGGGAATGTCCTCGGCGATCTGTACCTACCGCTTGCGTGGCAAGGGGAACGACGGGAAAGGTTATGGGCACCCCGCCCCGATGCAGGATGCTCAGCGTGCGATCCAAACGCTGCGGGCTCGCGCCAAGGAGCTGAACATCGACCCGAATCGGATTGGCGTGATCGGTTTCTCCGCTGGCGGTCATCTCTGTTCGACCGTTTCCACTCATTTTGCCGAAGCGAACGAGGCGTCCGAAGATCCGGTCCAACGTGTCTCTTCGCGGCCCGACTTTAGCATCTTGTGTTACGCCGTGCTGTCGCTCGGAAAGCCGCACACGCATAAGGGAAGTCAGCGGAATTTGTTAGGCGTGAATCCTGCTCCAGAACTGCTTGCTTCGCTCGACACGCCGACGCAAGTCAGCGCCAAGACTCCACCCACGTTTTTGTTTCACACCGCACAAGACACCGCCGTGCCGGTCGAAAACAGCTTGCTGTACTACCGGGCCTGTGTGGAGCACAAAGTGCCGGTCGAAATGCATTTGTTCAATGATGGTTCCCACGGGCTTGGGTTGGCCAAGAAGGTGGATGGAGCGAATCAGTGGCCAGCGCTGTGTCAAACTTGGCTCACGCGTCTGGGGATGGTCAAACCGTAG
- a CDS encoding sodium/glutamate symporter, producing the protein MIAALLFVTFLLLVGVALRVRFGIFQWLYIPASVIAGMLGLAIIQLAPATASVSTAAIAGTLSDWPNVLIAVVFAGMLLERKPAQHRENVGDVGREALMVWIIVLGQTAVGLLATWIFIQPFYDLPNSFGMLIETGFAGGHGTAAAMGEVFTHESIALIGGRDLGILMATVGLVYGVISGIGWINLGARRGWFPTTRIDKNAPLLDSPLDSLSSDATAPPPPRVPIGYATIRGETLDPLLLQALWLMTAFGIGMAMQQVVLMAAGAADNWFASDTLRDAANQQLSTRLSFSRILDFPLFIYTLFGGLIVRRCTRLLGCEDRIDSESIGRLSSAAMDVLVVAAIASLNIAAVATMIVPFSILAIVGAIWTGVCLLLISRWILPRDHWFELGLINYGMSTGVTATGFVLLRLVDPDLETDAAENYALAAPLSAPFIGGGMLTIGLPLLVLERIPLGITSLAAAAIVACLIVVGRRWQQTATV; encoded by the coding sequence ATGATTGCCGCACTTCTCTTTGTCACCTTTCTGCTGCTAGTCGGAGTCGCACTGCGTGTGCGATTTGGGATCTTCCAGTGGCTCTATATCCCCGCATCCGTGATCGCGGGAATGCTAGGGTTAGCGATCATCCAACTCGCTCCGGCAACCGCCAGCGTCAGCACCGCAGCGATTGCCGGCACGTTGAGCGATTGGCCGAACGTGCTAATCGCGGTGGTGTTTGCCGGCATGCTGCTAGAACGCAAACCTGCACAACACAGGGAAAACGTGGGCGACGTGGGCCGCGAAGCGTTGATGGTGTGGATCATCGTGCTTGGACAAACCGCCGTTGGCTTGCTTGCCACGTGGATCTTTATCCAACCTTTTTATGATCTTCCCAATTCGTTTGGAATGCTGATCGAAACCGGGTTCGCCGGTGGGCATGGTACGGCCGCGGCGATGGGCGAGGTGTTCACACACGAATCGATCGCATTAATCGGAGGCCGCGATCTCGGCATTCTGATGGCCACCGTGGGACTCGTGTACGGAGTGATCAGCGGGATTGGATGGATCAATCTGGGGGCACGGCGAGGATGGTTTCCGACAACCCGCATCGACAAAAACGCTCCGCTGCTCGATTCGCCGCTCGATTCGCTTTCCAGCGACGCTACCGCGCCGCCGCCGCCCCGCGTGCCCATCGGTTACGCAACCATTCGCGGTGAAACTCTCGATCCACTGCTACTGCAAGCGTTGTGGTTGATGACGGCGTTTGGGATTGGGATGGCGATGCAGCAAGTGGTGCTGATGGCCGCTGGGGCCGCGGACAACTGGTTTGCCAGTGACACGTTACGCGACGCTGCCAACCAACAATTGTCCACGCGGTTGTCGTTTTCGCGAATCCTCGACTTTCCGCTGTTCATCTACACCTTGTTTGGCGGGCTGATCGTCCGCCGCTGTACCCGGTTGCTGGGATGTGAAGATCGAATCGACAGCGAATCAATCGGCCGGCTCTCGTCCGCGGCGATGGACGTGTTGGTGGTCGCCGCGATTGCGTCGTTGAACATTGCCGCCGTGGCGACGATGATCGTTCCCTTTTCGATCCTGGCGATTGTCGGTGCGATCTGGACCGGCGTCTGCCTGTTGCTGATTTCCCGCTGGATTTTACCGCGTGACCACTGGTTTGAACTCGGCTTGATCAACTACGGGATGTCGACCGGCGTGACCGCGACCGGGTTTGTTCTGCTGCGTCTGGTCGATCCCGATCTGGAAACCGACGCCGCGGAGAACTACGCACTGGCGGCCCCGCTTTCCGCCCCCTTTATCGGAGGCGGAATGTTGACGATCGGGTTGCCGCTACTGGTGCTCGAGCGAATCCCACTGGGTATCACGTCGCTGGCGGCCGCTGCGATCGTGGCCTGTCTGATTGTCGTGGGACGGCGCTGGCAACAAACCGCTACGGTTTGA
- a CDS encoding FliO/MopB family protein has protein sequence MPKTCHPKPRPIIGLLVIWVVASAAWISPATAQQYSQPNAQAAPSESPPQTAASPTASSGAPAVIARGFPALSQRTRATTKPNEEPPAKENQLAVPGFTVASSLAVVLGLFAGFVWLTRRFGSGGSSHGVIPKEVVQNLGSTSIDSRTKVSMIRCGSRIIVVAQTATGIHPLSEITDPNEVQQLTASCIGDSKRNFASTLREFEHEPVEKGFVGTPPESPESPRSRGRLFASA, from the coding sequence GTGCCTAAGACTTGCCATCCCAAGCCACGTCCGATCATCGGTTTACTCGTCATTTGGGTCGTCGCGTCAGCCGCCTGGATCTCGCCCGCGACCGCGCAACAGTATTCTCAACCGAATGCGCAGGCGGCTCCATCTGAATCGCCCCCACAAACCGCTGCCTCGCCGACTGCGAGTTCAGGGGCACCGGCGGTCATCGCTCGCGGCTTTCCAGCCTTGTCACAGCGAACGCGCGCGACGACGAAGCCCAACGAAGAACCCCCGGCGAAAGAAAACCAACTTGCCGTGCCCGGATTCACCGTCGCATCGAGCTTGGCTGTGGTCCTCGGTTTGTTCGCAGGCTTCGTTTGGCTCACCCGCCGCTTCGGTTCCGGTGGGTCCTCGCACGGAGTGATCCCCAAAGAGGTCGTTCAAAATCTGGGCAGCACGTCGATCGATTCACGCACCAAGGTTTCGATGATTCGCTGTGGCAGTCGCATTATCGTTGTCGCACAAACGGCGACGGGGATTCATCCGTTGTCGGAAATCACCGACCCCAATGAAGTCCAACAACTAACGGCTTCATGCATCGGTGACTCGAAACGCAATTTCGCGAGCACGCTTCGCGAGTTTGAACACGAACCTGTGGAAAAGGGTTTTGTCGGCACGCCGCCGGAGTCGCCAGAGTCGCCCCGCAGTCGCGGCCGCTTGTTCGCCAGTGCGTAA
- the fliN gene encoding flagellar motor switch protein FliN gives MPDPTKPDPDTTSDPSAAKQIETPTSPSQEEHLGMDDIEKLLAEASGNLDQAAGQGVGNSGKPEPYNLGDLEQDHSVGTRQPIDLLGEVELDLRIELGRTQMRLEEVLQLRSGSVVALDKLAGDPVDIFVNGKLIARGEVLVMNDNFCVRVTELISA, from the coding sequence GTGCCTGATCCAACCAAGCCTGACCCCGACACGACCAGCGATCCTTCCGCGGCGAAGCAGATCGAAACACCGACCTCGCCATCCCAAGAAGAACATCTGGGTATGGATGACATCGAAAAACTGCTGGCCGAAGCCTCGGGTAATCTCGACCAAGCCGCCGGTCAAGGCGTTGGGAATTCGGGAAAGCCAGAACCCTACAACCTGGGCGATCTCGAGCAGGATCATTCGGTGGGCACGCGTCAACCGATCGACTTGCTAGGCGAAGTCGAACTCGATCTGCGCATCGAACTCGGCCGCACCCAAATGCGACTCGAGGAGGTGCTCCAGCTTCGCAGCGGCTCCGTCGTTGCGCTCGACAAACTCGCGGGCGATCCGGTTGACATCTTCGTCAACGGCAAACTCATCGCTCGCGGTGAGGTGCTGGTCATGAACGATAACTTCTGTGTTCGCGTCACGGAGTTGATCAGTGCCTAA
- a CDS encoding dihydrolipoamide acetyltransferase, with translation MAETKEASNENTPPQKAGVGRGLVIAFVGVIVLLESAMFFLMVPSAEEVSALAEAKLIKSVQKDEVEAAEKANDENEVMEIDLGTFGETFSPIDTEREYTIELRLYGLVRNKNAEAMKAELAEKQGRIRHAIRMKIRTSALTELQENQLGLLERRILTTSNHLLAEDYLLGVGFHDYQLREE, from the coding sequence ATGGCTGAAACAAAAGAAGCTAGCAACGAAAACACTCCCCCCCAAAAAGCAGGAGTCGGGCGTGGGCTCGTGATCGCGTTTGTGGGCGTGATCGTGTTACTCGAATCGGCGATGTTCTTTTTGATGGTGCCGAGTGCCGAAGAGGTCAGCGCGTTGGCCGAAGCGAAATTGATCAAATCGGTGCAAAAGGACGAGGTCGAAGCGGCGGAAAAGGCCAACGACGAGAACGAAGTCATGGAAATCGACCTAGGAACGTTCGGCGAAACCTTTAGCCCCATCGATACCGAGCGTGAATACACAATTGAATTGCGGCTGTACGGCTTGGTCCGCAACAAGAACGCCGAGGCGATGAAGGCCGAATTGGCGGAAAAACAGGGGCGTATACGACATGCGATTCGGATGAAAATCCGCACCAGCGCGCTAACGGAACTCCAAGAAAACCAATTGGGGTTGCTTGAAAGACGGATTTTGACGACATCTAACCACTTACTCGCCGAAGATTATTTGCTCGGAGTTGGATTCCACGACTACCAGCTACGCGAGGAATAA
- a CDS encoding OmpA/MotB family protein: protein MDDEPEAIAIPEWVVTFGDMMSLLLTFFIMLVSLSEIKEEETYQALVDSMKQQFGYSRTIDALTPGDSRPRSSKFSVLSTTGRAKKKDTAKGGVPEKAPSGEEPIVRIIRPGQVTAVGSVIFFDVGSDELTPSAQAAIKDIATQVRGKPQKIEVRGHTSTEFAARTAGTDEAIQLAFRRATAIRQALVEREGIEASRFRISSAADSEPMHRAGGSVAIARNPRVEVFLLDETVEDLSGTADERNAQTIEMTDSHGEGN from the coding sequence ATGGACGATGAACCCGAAGCCATTGCGATACCCGAATGGGTTGTCACGTTCGGCGACATGATGAGTCTATTATTGACGTTCTTTATCATGTTGGTTTCGTTGAGCGAAATCAAAGAAGAAGAAACCTACCAAGCGCTTGTTGATTCGATGAAACAGCAATTTGGTTACTCGCGCACGATCGATGCGTTGACGCCGGGAGACTCGCGTCCGCGATCGAGTAAGTTCAGCGTGCTGTCGACCACCGGACGGGCGAAGAAGAAAGACACCGCCAAAGGAGGCGTGCCTGAAAAAGCCCCCTCCGGCGAAGAACCGATTGTACGGATCATTCGCCCAGGACAGGTCACGGCGGTCGGTTCGGTAATCTTCTTTGATGTCGGCTCGGATGAATTGACCCCATCCGCGCAAGCGGCGATCAAGGACATTGCCACCCAAGTTCGCGGTAAACCTCAAAAGATCGAGGTCCGCGGCCATACCTCCACCGAGTTTGCCGCTCGTACCGCTGGGACGGATGAAGCGATCCAATTGGCCTTCCGACGGGCGACGGCGATCCGCCAAGCGCTTGTCGAGCGAGAAGGAATCGAGGCATCTCGATTTCGCATTTCATCCGCCGCCGATAGCGAACCGATGCACCGCGCCGGTGGGAGCGTTGCAATTGCTCGCAATCCTCGCGTCGAAGTCTTCCTCTTGGATGAAACGGTCGAGGATCTCTCGGGAACCGCCGATGAACGCAATGCACAAACAATTGAAATGACCGATTCCCATGGGGAGGGCAACTAA
- a CDS encoding motility protein A, whose product MDIASLIGLILAIGLIVASIALGNAPFSAFIDIPSLLVVVGGAVAAALICFPMASMLKSPLIALKVLLNKGENRLELIKQIVELAETARRDGLLALESKVDEISNPLVKTGVQMAVDGSTPEIVEEVLRTEVNAIAVRHREGKSIMDQLGRFAPAYGMIGTLMGLIMMLQDMSDPSGIGAGMAVALITTLYGAIVANVFFSPFAEKLGLLSRNEMISMEIAIRGVMAIQQGESPRAIDQKLRTFLPPKQRTAE is encoded by the coding sequence ATGGATATCGCCAGCCTCATTGGGTTGATTCTCGCCATCGGATTGATCGTCGCATCGATCGCGCTTGGCAATGCACCGTTCTCGGCCTTTATCGACATCCCGTCGCTGTTGGTCGTCGTCGGGGGTGCGGTCGCAGCCGCCCTGATTTGCTTTCCGATGGCAAGCATGTTGAAGTCCCCGTTGATCGCACTGAAGGTGCTGTTGAACAAAGGCGAAAACCGCTTGGAATTGATCAAACAAATCGTTGAACTTGCCGAAACCGCACGACGTGACGGATTGCTGGCACTGGAGTCCAAGGTGGACGAAATCAGCAACCCCTTGGTGAAAACCGGAGTCCAAATGGCTGTCGATGGCAGCACGCCGGAAATCGTCGAAGAGGTCTTACGCACCGAAGTCAACGCGATCGCCGTGCGTCACCGCGAAGGCAAAAGCATCATGGACCAACTCGGACGTTTCGCGCCGGCGTACGGCATGATCGGAACGTTGATGGGATTGATCATGATGCTTCAAGACATGAGCGATCCATCGGGGATTGGTGCCGGGATGGCGGTTGCGTTGATCACGACGCTCTATGGTGCGATTGTCGCGAACGTTTTCTTCAGCCCCTTCGCGGAGAAATTGGGGCTGTTAAGCCGTAACGAAATGATCAGCATGGAAATCGCCATTCGAGGGGTAATGGCGATCCAACAAGGCGAAAGCCCGCGTGCGATTGACCAAAAACTTCGTACCTTCCTCCCCCCAAAACAACGCACCGCTGAGTAA
- a CDS encoding flagellar FlbD family protein: protein MIKLTRLDGEPFVLNADLIRYVERRPDTFVTLTSGDRLVVKESMDDVIERAVEYQQRKNFIPTPRVALNVPTP from the coding sequence ATGATCAAGTTAACGCGTCTTGACGGCGAGCCGTTTGTGCTCAATGCGGACCTGATTCGCTACGTCGAGCGGCGCCCCGATACGTTTGTCACGCTGACCTCGGGCGACCGGTTGGTGGTCAAAGAATCGATGGACGATGTGATTGAGCGCGCGGTGGAGTACCAGCAACGCAAAAACTTTATCCCCACGCCACGCGTCGCCTTGAACGTTCCCACGCCGTAG
- a CDS encoding NAD(P)/FAD-dependent oxidoreductase, producing MTAKTATIVGGGAIGLSLAWELSRRDIQVHVVEQRRIDESTSTIAGGILPPANLSRASDPIDQLRGLSHHLFPEWSERLSDVTGIDIGLRRCGGWYLANSPGEKAVMLGMSDYWNELDIECERVAIDRLQTLEPSLQAWLANQAKLDAWWVPDEYQVDSARYINALHQACLGAGVTVSEQTAVRDLRFDSSSAAVRTDQGWTESDLVVVCGGSWTGMVAPRLRLTQSMIPIRGQILVLKTERPLLRSVINVGNRYLLCRGDGRTLIGSCEEEVGFDKVTTDEMIETLRQFAVELVPELATAKTAERCAGLRPMTFDGFPMIGRVPDSANVFIAAGHYRSGIHLSPATAVCLADQICGQSPPIDLTPFRVGKQQRGIANAAEVAETFGDAPVR from the coding sequence ATGACCGCGAAGACAGCAACGATCGTTGGCGGAGGCGCCATTGGACTCAGCTTGGCCTGGGAATTATCGCGGCGCGACATTCAGGTTCATGTCGTCGAGCAACGGCGAATCGATGAATCGACCTCGACGATCGCCGGAGGGATTTTGCCGCCGGCTAACCTAAGCCGAGCGTCCGATCCGATTGACCAACTTCGCGGACTCAGTCATCACTTGTTTCCCGAGTGGTCCGAGCGGCTAAGTGACGTGACGGGGATCGATATCGGCCTGCGACGTTGCGGCGGTTGGTATCTCGCCAACTCGCCTGGTGAAAAAGCAGTCATGCTCGGGATGTCGGACTACTGGAACGAACTCGACATCGAGTGTGAACGTGTCGCAATCGACCGCTTGCAAACTCTTGAACCGTCGCTGCAAGCTTGGTTAGCGAACCAAGCGAAGTTGGATGCATGGTGGGTCCCCGATGAATACCAAGTCGACTCGGCCCGATACATCAACGCCTTGCATCAAGCGTGCTTGGGGGCCGGGGTCACCGTGTCCGAACAGACTGCGGTTCGGGATCTTCGCTTTGATTCATCCTCGGCGGCCGTGCGGACCGATCAGGGGTGGACCGAAAGTGATCTGGTCGTCGTCTGTGGCGGATCATGGACGGGGATGGTGGCACCGCGTTTGCGTTTAACGCAAAGCATGATCCCGATCCGAGGTCAGATCTTGGTCTTGAAGACGGAGCGTCCTTTGCTTCGTTCGGTGATCAATGTCGGAAATCGCTATTTGCTTTGCCGTGGCGATGGACGCACGTTGATTGGATCCTGCGAAGAGGAGGTCGGCTTCGACAAGGTCACGACCGATGAAATGATCGAGACACTTCGTCAATTTGCGGTCGAGCTCGTCCCCGAACTGGCAACGGCCAAGACGGCCGAGCGGTGTGCCGGATTGAGGCCGATGACGTTTGACGGATTCCCGATGATCGGTCGTGTTCCCGATTCGGCGAATGTGTTCATTGCTGCGGGCCATTATCGTAGCGGCATTCATTTGTCCCCTGCGACCGCGGTTTGCCTCGCCGATCAAATCTGCGGTCAAAGTCCTCCCATCGACCTGACTCCCTTTCGCGTGGGTAAACAACAACGTGGGATTGCGAACGCCGCCGAAGTCGCAGAGACTTTCGGCGATGCCCCAGTGCGGTGA
- a CDS encoding TIGR04282 family arsenosugar biosynthesis glycosyltransferase, producing MNALPTENNLTDQLHPPSTTPFATLAIMAKYWTPGRVKTRLGHSIGMSAAAELHRAFTLHLCERLAAAGDRRVLSIAPDSAVNLLEQEPTCDPWDILPQGDGDLGARMRRLIQTHLDCRETDPAAAPRRVIVIGADCPMISVEEIAIAVQKLETYDLVLGPANDGGYYLIGMNGPWTEPMGCLFESMPWSTAEVLAITKQRAARAKLSLAVLPPKEDIDTIECLDRLRADLENSPTQNPLDSVFADRIEAILRNSQSD from the coding sequence ATGAATGCGTTGCCAACCGAAAACAATCTCACCGATCAATTGCACCCGCCCTCTACAACTCCCTTTGCAACCCTGGCGATCATGGCCAAATACTGGACCCCGGGCCGGGTAAAAACTCGCCTGGGTCATTCAATTGGCATGTCAGCCGCTGCGGAACTTCACCGAGCCTTTACGCTTCATTTGTGCGAGCGATTGGCGGCCGCTGGAGATCGCCGCGTGCTTTCGATCGCGCCCGATTCGGCGGTCAATTTGCTGGAGCAAGAACCGACATGCGATCCCTGGGACATCCTCCCCCAGGGGGACGGCGACTTGGGAGCACGAATGAGACGGCTGATCCAGACGCACCTGGATTGTCGTGAGACGGATCCCGCTGCGGCACCTCGCCGGGTCATCGTGATCGGTGCGGATTGCCCCATGATTAGCGTGGAGGAAATTGCGATCGCCGTCCAAAAACTTGAAACGTACGATCTCGTCCTCGGGCCCGCGAACGATGGTGGCTATTACCTGATCGGCATGAACGGTCCGTGGACCGAGCCAATGGGATGTTTGTTTGAGTCGATGCCTTGGAGCACGGCTGAGGTCCTAGCGATCACGAAGCAGCGTGCCGCACGAGCAAAATTGTCGCTCGCCGTGCTTCCCCCCAAAGAAGATATTGATACGATCGAATGTCTCGATCGACTGCGAGCCGACCTCGAGAACTCACCGACGCAGAACCCATTGGATAGCGTCTTTGCCGATCGAATCGAAGCCATCCTTCGCAACAGCCAATCCGATTAA